One genomic window of Polyangium aurulentum includes the following:
- a CDS encoding response regulator, whose product MPRVLIVDSEGNQSRSLALALQLEGFHVEVTSSQQDAMALLGGAPDLGLVLIDLMIPGLNGLDLARSIRRTRPSIVIVLTSAYPLSQRQLERTECGAIGFVPKPYDTDEVSAYVRSKATAAFAAG is encoded by the coding sequence ATGCCCCGCGTGCTCATCGTCGACAGCGAGGGAAACCAGTCGAGGTCGCTCGCCCTGGCACTGCAGCTCGAGGGGTTTCACGTCGAGGTCACCTCCTCTCAGCAGGACGCGATGGCTTTGCTCGGGGGGGCGCCGGACTTGGGTCTGGTGCTTATCGATCTGATGATCCCCGGCCTCAACGGCCTCGACCTCGCGCGCTCCATTCGCCGCACGCGCCCGTCGATCGTGATCGTCTTGACGAGCGCCTATCCCCTTTCCCAGCGCCAGCTCGAGCGAACCGAGTGCGGCGCGATTGGCTTCGTCCCCAAGCCCTACGACACGGACGAGGTCTCGGCATACGTGCGGTCGAAGGCGACCGCAGCGTTCGCGGCCGGATGA